The following are encoded together in the Bradyrhizobium sp. CCGUVB1N3 genome:
- the nifD gene encoding nitrogenase molybdenum-iron protein alpha chain codes for MSLASTQSVAEIKARNKELIDEVLKVYPEKTAKRRAKHLNVHEAGKSDCGVKSNLKSIPGVMTIRGCAYAGSKGVVWGPIKDMIHISHGPVGCGQYSWGSRRNYYVGTTGIDTFGTMQFTSDFQEKDIVFGGDKKLAKVIDEIQDLFPLNRGISIQSECPIGLIGDDIEAVSRVKSKEYNGKTIVPVRCEGFRGVSQSLGHHIANDAIRDWVFDKITSETERRFEPTPYDVAIIGDYNIGGDAWSSRILLEEMGLRVIAQWSGDGSLAELEATPKAKLNILHCYRSMNYISRHMEEKFGIPWCEYNFFGPSKIVESLRKIASFFDDKIKEAAERVIVKYQPLMDAVIAKYRPRLEGKSVMLFVGGLRPRHVIGAYEDLGMEVIGTGYEFGHNDDYQRTAQHYVKDGTLIYDDVTGYEFERFVEKIQPDLVGSGIKEKYVFQKMGVPFRQMHSWDYSGPYHGYDGFAIFARDMDMAINSPIWKKTRAPWKDAPRPSLMAAE; via the coding sequence ATGAGCCTCGCATCTACCCAGAGCGTTGCAGAGATCAAGGCCCGCAATAAGGAGCTGATTGACGAAGTTTTGAAGGTCTACCCGGAGAAGACCGCCAAGCGTCGTGCAAAGCACCTTAACGTCCACGAGGCTGGTAAGTCCGACTGCGGCGTCAAATCGAATCTCAAATCAATCCCGGGCGTAATGACTATTCGAGGTTGCGCCTATGCCGGCTCGAAAGGGGTGGTGTGGGGACCGATCAAGGACATGATCCACATCAGCCACGGCCCGGTCGGCTGCGGGCAGTATTCCTGGGGATCGCGACGCAATTATTATGTCGGTACCACCGGCATCGATACCTTCGGAACCATGCAGTTCACCTCCGATTTCCAGGAAAAGGACATCGTCTTCGGCGGCGACAAGAAGCTCGCCAAGGTCATCGATGAGATCCAGGACCTGTTTCCGCTCAACCGCGGAATCAGCATCCAGTCGGAATGCCCGATCGGCCTGATCGGCGATGACATAGAGGCGGTGTCGAGGGTCAAATCAAAGGAATATAACGGCAAGACAATCGTTCCGGTACGCTGCGAAGGCTTCCGCGGGGTATCGCAGTCGCTTGGTCACCACATCGCCAACGACGCCATTCGCGACTGGGTGTTCGACAAGATCACCTCGGAGACGGAACGGCGATTCGAGCCAACGCCCTATGACGTTGCCATCATCGGCGACTACAACATCGGCGGCGACGCCTGGTCCTCTCGCATCCTTCTGGAGGAGATGGGCCTTCGGGTGATTGCGCAATGGTCGGGAGACGGCAGCCTTGCCGAGCTTGAGGCGACGCCAAAGGCGAAGCTGAACATCCTGCACTGCTATCGCTCCATGAACTACATCTCTCGCCACATGGAGGAGAAGTTTGGTATTCCGTGGTGCGAGTACAACTTCTTCGGCCCGTCCAAAATCGTAGAGTCACTGCGCAAGATCGCGAGCTTCTTCGACGACAAGATCAAGGAGGCGGCCGAGCGCGTCATCGTGAAATACCAGCCGCTGATGGACGCCGTCATCGCGAAGTACCGACCGCGCCTGGAAGGCAAGTCCGTGATGCTCTTTGTGGGTGGCCTGCGCCCTCGGCACGTGATTGGCGCTTATGAAGACCTCGGTATGGAGGTCATCGGGACCGGCTACGAGTTCGGCCACAACGACGACTATCAGCGCACCGCCCAGCATTACGTCAAGGACGGCACTTTGATTTACGACGACGTCACTGGCTACGAATTCGAGCGCTTCGTCGAGAAGATCCAGCCTGACCTCGTTGGTTCTGGCATCAAAGAGAAGTACGTGTTCCAGAAGATGGGCGTGCCGTTTCGGCAAATGCACTCCTGGGACTATTCGGGTCCTTATCATGGCTACGATGGGTTCGCGATCTTCGCCCGAGACATGGACATGGCAATCAATTCCCCGATCTGGAAGAAGACCAGGGCGCCGTGGAAGGATGCCCCGCGTCCGAGCCTGATGGCGGCGGAATAG
- the nifN gene encoding nitrogenase iron-molybdenum cofactor biosynthesis protein NifN, whose translation MAIVTSSNKACSSNPLKMSQPIGGSFAFLGLRGAMPLLHGSQGCTSFGLTLFVRHFKEAVPLQTTAMSEVATVLGGYENVEQAILNIYNRTKPEIIGINSTGVTETKGDDVEAFIRLIRQKHPQLEKVPLVYVSTPDFKDAFQDGWERTVARVIEVLVDPVDAAAPRDLSRVNVLPGCHLTPGDLDELRTILEDFGLRPSFLPDIAGSLDGHIPDEFTPTTIGGIGVDEIATMGQAAWTIAIGAQMRRAAEAMQARTGVPFRLFERLCGLVPSDVFIASVSEISGKPVPPKYRRQRGQLADAMLDAHFHIGGRKLAIGAEPDLLFDISSMLYEMGAQLTAAVTTTASPVLERVRMGEVVIGDLEDLEELAKTRECDLLISHSHGRQAAARLNIPFYRAGFPMFDRLGAGHQMTVGYRGTRELIFDLANLIITDREDNRQPTPDTWRITDNGLHVVPPRPN comes from the coding sequence ATGGCTATCGTTACTAGTTCCAACAAGGCCTGCTCGAGCAATCCGCTCAAGATGAGCCAGCCGATCGGCGGCTCCTTTGCCTTCTTGGGGCTTCGGGGCGCAATGCCGCTCCTACACGGTTCTCAAGGCTGCACGTCCTTCGGCTTGACCCTGTTTGTCCGCCATTTCAAGGAGGCGGTGCCGCTGCAGACCACCGCGATGAGCGAGGTTGCCACGGTTCTCGGTGGCTACGAGAATGTCGAGCAAGCGATCCTCAATATCTACAACCGTACCAAGCCCGAAATTATCGGCATCAATTCGACCGGAGTCACCGAGACCAAGGGTGACGACGTCGAGGCGTTCATCCGCCTTATCCGGCAGAAGCATCCGCAGCTCGAAAAGGTGCCGCTTGTCTACGTTTCGACGCCGGATTTCAAGGACGCGTTTCAGGATGGCTGGGAAAGGACCGTGGCGCGCGTAATCGAGGTGCTTGTCGATCCTGTCGATGCGGCCGCACCGCGAGACCTCTCGCGCGTTAATGTCCTGCCTGGCTGCCACCTGACCCCCGGCGACCTTGACGAGCTACGGACGATTCTTGAGGATTTTGGGCTGAGGCCGTCCTTCCTGCCGGATATCGCCGGTTCGCTCGACGGTCACATTCCCGATGAATTCACGCCGACCACGATCGGTGGGATCGGGGTCGACGAGATCGCGACTATGGGCCAGGCGGCTTGGACGATCGCGATCGGAGCGCAGATGAGGCGCGCGGCCGAGGCCATGCAAGCCAGGACGGGCGTGCCGTTCCGGCTGTTCGAGCGGCTCTGTGGCCTCGTCCCTAGCGACGTATTCATCGCATCCGTAAGCGAGATCAGCGGCAAACCAGTGCCCCCAAAATACCGCCGGCAACGTGGCCAGCTCGCGGACGCCATGCTGGATGCGCATTTCCATATTGGCGGCCGAAAGCTCGCCATTGGGGCCGAGCCGGACCTCTTGTTCGACATTTCCAGCATGCTCTATGAGATGGGCGCACAGCTGACCGCGGCAGTGACGACAACGGCCTCTCCGGTGCTCGAACGTGTCAGGATGGGAGAGGTCGTCATCGGCGATCTTGAAGATCTGGAGGAGCTTGCCAAAACGCGCGAATGCGATCTCCTGATCTCCCATTCACACGGCCGCCAAGCGGCAGCACGGCTGAACATTCCATTCTATCGTGCCGGCTTTCCGATGTTCGATCGCCTTGGCGCAGGTCACCAGATGACCGTCGGCTATCGCGGAACGCGCGAGCTGATCTTTGACCTTGCCAATCTCATCATTACCGACCGCGAGGACAACCGCCAGCCGACGCCGGACACCTGGCGCATCACCGACAACGGCCTGCATGTCGTTCCCCCGCGGCCCAATTGA
- a CDS encoding response regulator, translated as MQFETDVSASEDRPTIFLIEPEQVVRSALDYILRERYQTHAFAAVDEAMSSSTKTPAVVLIGIAILRDRGETVLDELNRVFTSTRILLVAERNSDPVVQAGLEQGAHGVISNPISFSSVCGAVSAALGVPDLPGEPSHVICVAFD; from the coding sequence ATGCAGTTCGAAACCGACGTTTCAGCGAGTGAAGACCGTCCGACCATTTTCCTGATCGAACCTGAGCAGGTGGTGCGTTCCGCGCTCGACTACATCTTGCGCGAGCGCTATCAGACACATGCTTTTGCCGCGGTGGATGAGGCTATGTCGTCGTCCACGAAGACTCCCGCCGTGGTACTGATCGGCATTGCCATCCTGCGGGACCGAGGCGAGACGGTTCTGGACGAACTCAATAGAGTGTTCACGAGCACCAGGATCCTCCTCGTAGCGGAAAGGAACTCCGATCCTGTGGTGCAGGCCGGGCTTGAACAGGGCGCACACGGGGTCATCAGCAATCCAATCTCGTTCAGTTCTGTCTGCGGTGCCGTCAGTGCGGCCTTGGGCGTACCGGACCTTCCCGGCGAACCATCCCATGTCATTTGTGTCGCGTTCGATTAG
- a CDS encoding transposase: MARLAVFTDLFTRPTWLNVLTLLAGVILAPGRRTVTAALRILGRERDRDFCTFHRVLNRVAWSSRAAAGHLLLLLIKVFVPAGEAVVIGLDDTIERRWGPKISARGIYRDPVRSSKGHFVKASGLRWLSAMLLVRVPWADRVMALPFLTLLAPSKRFYDGKSRSPKTLLDWARQAARQIRRWLPDRYIVLVADSAFAAIEFLAAVRKHVCVVTRLRLDANLFEFPRPKRKARGRPPIRGKPHKKLSAILKDRNVSWTRYRVSLWYGRTNRTVEIATGTALWYRGGVPPVPIRWLLVRDPTGELDPQAFLATDLNAHPRDILAWFVSRWQVEVTFEEVRAHLGVETQRQWSDKAILRSTPILLGLYSIITLWTHDLAKARKLKPRTAAWYPKATLTFSDAIAAVRRQIWAHQISFMSRPRRDSIEIPRHIWHRMENALAYAA; this comes from the coding sequence GTGGCCCGGCTTGCCGTCTTCACCGATCTGTTCACACGCCCCACTTGGCTGAATGTTCTGACGCTGCTCGCCGGCGTTATCCTGGCGCCCGGCCGGCGCACTGTCACGGCGGCGCTGCGCATCTTAGGGCGGGAGCGCGATCGCGATTTCTGTACTTTCCATCGCGTCCTCAACCGAGTGGCGTGGTCGTCGCGGGCCGCGGCAGGCCACCTGCTGCTCCTGCTGATCAAGGTCTTCGTGCCGGCCGGCGAGGCGGTGGTGATCGGGCTCGATGACACCATTGAGCGGCGCTGGGGGCCCAAGATCAGCGCCCGCGGCATCTATCGCGATCCGGTGCGCTCCTCCAAGGGGCACTTCGTCAAAGCCAGCGGCCTGCGCTGGCTTTCTGCCATGTTGCTGGTGCGCGTGCCGTGGGCCGATCGCGTCATGGCGCTGCCTTTCCTCACGCTGCTCGCCCCCTCCAAACGCTTCTATGACGGCAAATCGCGCTCGCCCAAGACGCTGCTCGATTGGGCCCGCCAGGCCGCCCGGCAAATCCGCCGCTGGTTGCCCGATCGATATATCGTACTGGTCGCCGACAGCGCCTTTGCGGCCATCGAATTCCTTGCCGCAGTCCGCAAGCACGTCTGCGTCGTCACCCGCCTGCGCCTCGATGCCAACCTGTTCGAATTTCCCCGACCAAAGCGCAAAGCTCGTGGCCGCCCTCCAATTCGAGGCAAGCCCCACAAAAAACTCTCTGCCATCCTCAAGGATCGCAACGTGTCCTGGACGCGTTATCGGGTCAGTCTCTGGTACGGCCGAACCAATCGCACCGTCGAGATCGCAACCGGCACTGCGCTGTGGTATCGCGGCGGTGTTCCGCCGGTGCCGATCCGCTGGCTGCTCGTCCGCGACCCAACCGGCGAACTCGACCCACAGGCTTTCCTGGCGACCGATCTCAACGCTCATCCCCGCGACATCCTCGCTTGGTTCGTCAGTCGCTGGCAGGTCGAAGTCACCTTCGAGGAAGTTCGCGCTCACCTCGGTGTCGAGACCCAGCGCCAGTGGTCGGACAAAGCCATTCTGCGCTCCACCCCGATTTTGCTCGGCCTCTACTCCATCATCACTCTATGGACCCACGACCTCGCCAAGGCACGAAAGCTGAAGCCCAGAACCGCAGCTTGGTATCCAAAAGCCACCCTGACCTTTAGCGATGCGATCGCCGCCGTTCGACGCCAAATATGGGCTCATCAGATTTCTTTCATGTCCCGGCCGCGCCGTGACAGCATAGAAATTCCGCGCCATATCTGGCACCGGATGGAGAACGCGCTCGCCTACGCCGCATAA
- a CDS encoding 4Fe-4S binding protein, with protein MAYKIVASQCSVCGACEFECPNGAISLKRDTYVIDPKKCTECEGRCDTPQCAVVCPVEGTCVPA; from the coding sequence ATGGCTTACAAGATCGTCGCCTCGCAATGCTCGGTTTGCGGTGCATGTGAGTTCGAGTGTCCGAACGGCGCGATCAGTCTAAAGCGCGACACCTATGTGATTGATCCCAAAAAGTGCACAGAGTGCGAGGGGCGCTGCGATACGCCGCAATGCGCCGTCGTCTGTCCAGTCGAGGGCACATGCGTCCCCGCCTGA
- the nifE gene encoding nitrogenase iron-molybdenum cofactor biosynthesis protein NifE, whose protein sequence is MTSLSATIQGVFNEANCVENANKSAAARKKGCTKQAQPGGAVGGCAFDGAKIALQPFTDVAHLVHGPIACEGNSWDNRGSASSGSDLWRRSFTTDMQEIDVVFGGEKRLYKAIREIIRKYHPSAIFVYQTCVPAMIGDDIDAVCKIATAKCGRPVIPVNAPGFVGSKNLGNKLAGEALLRYVIGTQEPDYTTPYDINLIGEYNLSGEFWQVKPLLDELGIRVLSCISGDGRYRDVACSHRARAAMMVCSKSLINVASKMKERYGIPFFEGSFYGIQDSSESLREIARMLIERGAPAELMERTELTVAREEAKARAAIEFFKPRFAGKKVLLVTGGVKSWSVVAALQEAGLEIVGTSVKKSTMKDKERIQKVMGHDAHMIEDLTPREMYKMLKEAKADIMLSGGKSQFVALKTATPWLDINQERCHAYMGYLGIVKLMEEIDKALYNPIWDQLRKPAPWDDADVSWKAKSLAQVEVATVDVEPNLERVEKARGAKRSFRCQNLDLGVTKESVVALGSTTVDDIAQRTKAPDVCGASERAIVDMTAAQPTSTQQAAE, encoded by the coding sequence GTGACTTCGCTATCGGCGACCATCCAAGGCGTCTTCAACGAGGCCAATTGCGTCGAGAACGCCAACAAATCGGCCGCTGCCCGCAAGAAGGGCTGCACCAAGCAAGCACAGCCTGGTGGAGCCGTCGGAGGTTGCGCTTTTGATGGCGCCAAGATTGCGCTGCAGCCGTTTACCGATGTCGCTCATCTGGTTCATGGCCCGATCGCGTGCGAAGGAAACTCCTGGGACAATCGCGGTTCTGCCTCCTCTGGCTCCGATCTCTGGCGCAGAAGCTTCACGACCGACATGCAAGAGATCGATGTCGTGTTCGGCGGCGAGAAGCGGCTATACAAAGCCATAAGGGAAATCATCCGGAAGTATCATCCCTCGGCGATCTTCGTCTACCAAACCTGCGTGCCGGCCATGATCGGCGACGATATCGATGCGGTCTGCAAGATCGCCACGGCGAAATGCGGCAGGCCCGTCATTCCTGTCAACGCGCCGGGATTTGTCGGTTCGAAGAACCTTGGAAATAAGCTCGCCGGCGAAGCGTTGCTGCGATACGTGATCGGCACCCAAGAACCCGATTATACGACCCCCTACGACATCAATCTCATCGGCGAATACAACCTGTCCGGCGAATTCTGGCAGGTCAAGCCGCTGTTGGACGAACTCGGGATTCGCGTCCTGTCCTGCATCTCCGGCGATGGCAGATATCGCGACGTCGCCTGCTCACATCGGGCGCGCGCGGCAATGATGGTGTGCTCGAAGTCCCTGATCAATGTCGCGAGTAAGATGAAGGAGCGATACGGCATCCCATTCTTCGAAGGATCATTCTACGGTATCCAGGACTCTAGCGAGTCGTTGCGCGAGATTGCGCGCATGCTAATCGAGCGCGGCGCTCCGGCCGAGTTGATGGAACGCACCGAGCTCACAGTCGCACGCGAGGAAGCAAAGGCGAGGGCCGCGATCGAGTTCTTCAAGCCACGTTTTGCTGGCAAAAAGGTGCTGCTCGTCACCGGGGGCGTGAAATCCTGGTCGGTCGTCGCAGCTCTGCAGGAGGCCGGACTGGAGATCGTCGGCACTTCTGTAAAAAAATCAACCATGAAGGACAAGGAGCGCATCCAAAAAGTGATGGGCCATGATGCTCACATGATCGAGGATCTGACGCCGCGTGAAATGTACAAGATGCTCAAAGAAGCAAAAGCCGACATCATGCTGTCGGGCGGCAAGTCGCAATTTGTCGCCCTGAAAACCGCGACGCCATGGCTCGATATCAATCAGGAGCGCTGCCACGCCTATATGGGCTATCTCGGCATCGTAAAGCTGATGGAAGAGATCGATAAGGCACTCTACAACCCAATATGGGATCAGCTCCGTAAGCCCGCGCCGTGGGATGATGCCGACGTCAGTTGGAAAGCCAAGTCGCTTGCGCAGGTAGAAGTGGCGACTGTCGATGTTGAGCCGAATCTGGAGCGCGTCGAAAAGGCCCGCGGCGCGAAAAGATCCTTCCGTTGCCAAAATCTTGATCTCGGTGTCACCAAGGAGAGCGTTGTCGCTCTCGGCTCGACTACGGTCGATGACATCGCTCAGCGCACCAAGGCCCCCGACGTCTGCGGCGCCAGTGAGCGGGCCATCGTGGACATGACTGCGGCGCAGCCTACTTCCACGCAGCAGGCGGCAGAGTAG
- the nifH gene encoding nitrogenase iron protein, translated as MASLRQIAFYGKGGIGKSTTSQNTLAALAEMGHKILIVGCDPKADSTRLILHAKAQDTILSLAASAGSVEDLELEDVLKVGYKDIRCVESGGPEPGVGCAGRGVITSINFLEENGAYEDIDYVSYDVLGDVVCGGFAMPIRENKAQEIYIVMSGEMMAMYAANNISKGILKYANSGGVRLGGLICNERQTDKELELADALAKKLGTQLIHFVPRDNVVQHAELRRMTVLEYAPDSKQADHYRNLATKIHNNGGKGIIPTPISMDELEDMLMEHGIMKPIDESQVGKTASELAALSA; from the coding sequence ATGGCTTCACTGAGACAAATCGCGTTTTATGGCAAGGGTGGTATCGGCAAATCGACGACCTCGCAGAACACGCTCGCCGCACTCGCCGAGATGGGTCACAAGATCCTGATCGTCGGCTGCGACCCGAAGGCGGACTCGACCCGCCTGATCCTGCACGCCAAGGCACAGGACACAATCTTGAGTCTCGCGGCAAGCGCCGGCAGCGTCGAGGACCTCGAGCTCGAGGACGTCTTGAAGGTCGGCTACAAGGATATTCGCTGCGTCGAATCCGGTGGTCCGGAGCCGGGCGTCGGGTGCGCCGGCCGGGGCGTCATCACCTCGATCAACTTCCTGGAAGAGAACGGGGCCTACGAGGACATCGATTACGTGTCATACGACGTGCTCGGCGATGTCGTCTGCGGCGGCTTTGCAATGCCGATACGTGAGAACAAGGCGCAAGAGATCTATATCGTCATGTCCGGCGAGATGATGGCGATGTATGCCGCCAACAACATTTCCAAGGGCATTCTGAAGTATGCCAATTCGGGCGGCGTGCGGCTGGGCGGCTTGATCTGCAACGAGCGCCAAACCGACAAGGAACTGGAACTGGCGGACGCGCTCGCCAAGAAGCTCGGCACCCAGCTGATCCACTTCGTGCCCCGTGACAACGTCGTCCAGCACGCCGAGCTGCGCCGCATGACGGTGCTGGAGTATGCGCCGGACTCCAAGCAGGCGGACCACTATCGCAATCTTGCGACCAAAATCCACAACAATGGCGGCAAGGGCATCATCCCGACCCCGATCAGCATGGACGAGCTTGAGGACATGCTGATGGAGCACGGCATCATGAAGCCGATCGATGAAAGCCAAGTCGGTAAGACTGCTTCCGAGCTCGCCGCGCTGTCAGCGTAA
- a CDS encoding SDR family NAD(P)-dependent oxidoreductase, translated as MPLHESKGDSVSGQTSAPDLALCPFHDDRSHAQAGGRKTLVLTGASRGIGHATGKLFSEAGWRIISCSRRPFDSRCPWESGVNNHVQVELSDHRALPGAITEIKKRLNGEPLHALINNAGISPKAADGGRLNSLTTSIGTWMSVFHVNLVAPILLSQGLFEELKVASGSIVNVTSIVGTRVHPFAGTAYATSKAALACLTREMAHDYAPFGIRVNAIAPGEIKTDILSPETEAKLAPIIPLHRVGTPDEVAKVIFFLCSSAASYVTGAEVPINGGQHV; from the coding sequence TTGCCCCTTCATGAATCAAAAGGAGACAGCGTTTCTGGCCAGACCTCTGCGCCGGATCTCGCGCTCTGTCCGTTTCACGACGATAGGTCGCACGCGCAGGCTGGCGGAAGGAAGACGCTTGTATTAACCGGCGCTTCGCGCGGCATTGGCCACGCGACGGGCAAGCTGTTTTCGGAGGCTGGCTGGCGAATCATCTCCTGTTCTCGGCGACCCTTCGATAGCCGATGTCCCTGGGAGTCGGGAGTCAATAACCATGTGCAGGTTGAGTTGAGCGATCATCGCGCGTTGCCCGGCGCGATTACCGAAATCAAGAAGCGGCTCAATGGAGAGCCGCTTCACGCGCTGATCAACAATGCGGGCATCTCCCCCAAGGCAGCGGACGGAGGCCGACTGAATTCGCTAACAACATCCATCGGAACTTGGATGAGCGTTTTTCACGTCAATTTGGTCGCGCCGATTCTGCTTTCCCAAGGTTTGTTCGAAGAGTTGAAAGTGGCATCCGGCTCGATCGTCAACGTCACCTCAATCGTTGGCACTCGTGTGCATCCTTTCGCCGGGACAGCCTATGCGACCTCCAAGGCAGCGCTTGCCTGTCTCACGCGCGAGATGGCGCATGACTACGCTCCGTTCGGGATTCGGGTCAACGCGATCGCGCCAGGCGAGATCAAGACCGACATCCTCTCGCCGGAAACCGAAGCGAAGCTGGCGCCGATCATACCGCTACATCGTGTCGGCACGCCCGATGAGGTTGCGAAGGTTATTTTCTTCCTCTGTTCAAGCGCTGCGAGCTACGTCACAGGTGCGGAAGTGCCGATCAATGGCGGACAGCACGTGTGA
- the nifK gene encoding nitrogenase molybdenum-iron protein subunit beta: MTQNAENVLDHFELFRGPEYQQMLANKRALFENAHDPAEVARIREWAKTPEYREKNFEREELTINPAKACQPLGAVFASVGFEGTLPFVHGSQGCVAYYRSHLSRHFKEPTSCVSSSMTEDAAVFGGLNNMIDGLANSYNMYKPKMISVSTTCMAEVIGDDLNAFIKTSKEKGSVPAKFDVPFAHTPAFVGSHVTGYDNALKGIIEHFWDGKSGSEPKLEREPSDKINFIGGFDGYTVGNIREIKRIFELMGIRYTILADNSDVFDTPTDGEFRMYDGGTTLKDASDAIHAKATISMQQYCTEKTLPFIESHGQQVVAFNHPVGVSATDDFLMTLSRITGKAIPKVLEQERGRLVDAMADSSAHIHGKKFAIYGDPDLCYGLATFLLELGAEPTHVLSTNGNKAWEEKMQALFASSQFGKDCHAYPGKDLWHMRSLLFTEPVDFLIGNTYGKYLERDTGTPLIRIGFPVFDRHHHHRYPVWGYQGGMNVLVKILDRIFEEIDKNTNVVGKTDYSFDIIR, encoded by the coding sequence ATGACCCAGAATGCCGAAAACGTGCTCGATCATTTCGAGCTGTTCCGAGGTCCGGAATACCAGCAGATGCTGGCCAACAAAAGAGCGCTCTTCGAGAATGCACATGACCCCGCGGAGGTTGCGCGTATCCGCGAATGGGCCAAAACCCCCGAATATCGCGAGAAAAACTTCGAGCGCGAGGAACTGACCATCAATCCGGCCAAGGCCTGCCAGCCGTTAGGTGCGGTGTTTGCCTCGGTCGGATTCGAGGGCACCTTGCCCTTCGTGCACGGCTCACAGGGCTGCGTCGCCTACTACCGAAGCCACTTGTCACGACACTTCAAGGAGCCGACCTCCTGTGTTTCCTCGTCGATGACCGAAGACGCAGCCGTATTCGGCGGCCTCAACAACATGATCGACGGGCTCGCCAACAGCTATAACATGTACAAACCGAAGATGATTTCGGTCTCGACCACCTGCATGGCGGAAGTGATCGGCGACGACCTCAACGCCTTCATCAAGACATCGAAGGAAAAGGGGTCGGTGCCGGCTAAGTTCGATGTCCCCTTTGCTCATACGCCTGCCTTCGTCGGTAGCCACGTCACCGGCTATGACAACGCCCTGAAAGGCATCATCGAGCATTTCTGGGACGGAAAATCTGGGTCTGAACCCAAGCTTGAGCGCGAGCCGAGCGACAAGATCAACTTCATCGGCGGCTTCGACGGCTATACCGTCGGCAACATCCGCGAGATAAAGCGCATTTTCGAATTGATGGGGATCAGATACACGATCCTTGCGGATAACAGTGACGTGTTCGACACACCCACCGACGGTGAGTTTCGCATGTATGATGGCGGCACGACGCTGAAAGATGCCTCGGATGCGATCCACGCCAAGGCGACCATCTCTATGCAGCAATATTGTACGGAGAAAACGCTGCCGTTCATCGAGAGTCATGGCCAGCAAGTCGTTGCGTTCAATCATCCGGTCGGCGTCAGTGCGACCGACGACTTCCTGATGACGCTGTCGCGCATTACGGGCAAGGCAATCCCAAAGGTCCTAGAACAAGAGCGCGGCCGTCTGGTCGACGCCATGGCAGACTCCAGCGCACACATTCACGGTAAGAAGTTCGCAATCTATGGCGATCCCGACCTTTGCTATGGCTTGGCGACCTTCCTGCTCGAGCTAGGTGCCGAACCGACACACGTCCTGTCAACCAACGGCAACAAGGCCTGGGAAGAGAAGATGCAGGCGCTCTTCGCCAGTTCGCAGTTCGGCAAAGACTGCCATGCCTATCCGGGTAAGGACCTCTGGCACATGCGTTCGCTGCTCTTCACCGAGCCGGTCGATTTTCTGATCGGCAACACCTATGGCAAGTACCTGGAGCGCGATACGGGCACCCCGCTGATCCGCATCGGCTTTCCGGTTTTCGATCGGCACCATCATCACCGCTATCCGGTTTGGGGTTATCAGGGGGGCATGAATGTTCTGGTGAAGATACTCGATAGGATTTTTGAGGAGATCGATAAGAACACCAACGTGGTCGGAAAAACGGACTACAGCTTCGACATCATCCGCTGA
- the nifX gene encoding nitrogen fixation protein NifX — MKVAFATQDLKRVDAHFGWAKNIAIYDVRPEGHSFVEAIQFDGDLKDDGNEDKLAPKIEAIKDCSILYVAAIGGSGAARVVANNIHPMKVNQPEAIDDLCVKLEAVLKGSPPPWLRKVLAKGQERSFDFED, encoded by the coding sequence ATGAAAGTCGCATTCGCCACCCAGGATCTGAAGCGCGTCGATGCCCATTTTGGCTGGGCCAAAAACATCGCCATCTATGACGTCAGGCCCGAGGGGCACAGCTTTGTCGAAGCCATCCAGTTTGACGGCGACCTCAAGGACGACGGCAACGAGGACAAGCTCGCGCCGAAGATCGAGGCTATCAAAGACTGCTCCATTCTCTATGTTGCGGCGATCGGCGGCTCCGGCGCTGCGCGCGTCGTCGCAAATAACATCCATCCCATGAAGGTGAACCAGCCTGAAGCGATCGACGATCTCTGTGTCAAGCTTGAAGCCGTATTGAAAGGCTCGCCGCCACCCTGGTTGCGTAAGGTGCTCGCCAAGGGCCAGGAACGCTCGTTTGATTTCGAGGATTGA